The following is a genomic window from Rhinatrema bivittatum chromosome 12, aRhiBiv1.1, whole genome shotgun sequence.
ctcaattcgagctctggaattcattgccggaagatgtggttagggcagttactgtagctgggtttaaaaaaggtttagatgagttcctggaggagaagtccataaactgttattaatcaatctgagttagggaatagccacttgcCTTGCCTCTtatggcattagtagcatgggatctatttgtttgggtacttgccaggtacttgtagcctagattggccactgttggaaacaggatgctgggcttgatggaccattggtctgacccagtatggcaacttcttatatttttatgctcTTAAGAAAAGTGTACAGGCCAGTAGTACACCTGAGCATCTGCAGTGTATACTGTTGGTCTTCCTGCATCACCCAATGTCAATGCAGTGTGAATAAACTGTAATCAGTGCCCACTGGATGATCATACCCTGCTGCATCAGCACACTCATTGCCCACAGAATGTTCTACACTTGGAATCTACGTCATGTGTTTCTACTGCGACCTCCAATACTTTTCTGCTGTTGGTGCCAGTCCTACAGAATTTAatttgtaattctttttttttttttttttaaataaaactccagtttctatctccaacCCCAAATAAACAGTAAATGGAAGCAAGGCAGCAGCTGAAATCTAGGCAGATTGTCACGTGAACCATTCCTTAACTCCATCTCTTGCACTTGCTCAGGACTCACATCCCACCTTTTTTAGCAGTGTTCACACCATCCTCTAGAAATGATTAAACATACACTATTGTGCAGCTCTCATATCTCAGGAGAGTGTCCCCTGTCCAGTAAGTTGCTATGGGAATAGTCTCCCTGCACAGCCCTTTcataatgctttaaaatgtttctatGATATAATCAAGGCTCATGAGCCTCTCCTGCACAAACAATCCCTGCCGTCTCGTTAATCAAAGATGCCAGGCTAGAAATGTTTGTGTCGGAAGTTTGTGAGCAGGGCTGATCTTGTCTATCTTTTCTTGTCTCTTCATATCCTTCCTGAAGTActgaattattattattgaacTCATAAACCAGCACCAAAGGGCCTCATTGAGCAAAAATGGACAATTATTTGGCAAACTCAAACTCCAGACAAGGGGCCAAAAATAGACATTTGATTGAACAGCAGATAAAAAGGCTTTAAAGAAACCAAACACTATAGAAAACTTGAGGGCTTTAACTCTTAGCTTCACCTATTTGCTTGACCTGTGAATCTTGTAGATTTCATATTTTGTCTCTAAGATACAAAATAATGTGCAAAATTAGTCATGGGGTGCTATAATTCCCCATATTCCAAAATAAGTTGAGAGACAATAATCAccttatttataatttatttattagggatgtgcattcatcacaTCTGTTTCGGCAGGTACACGCATGCCTCGCCGACTTTCTAGCACACGTGGGAAACCAAGAAAGGAAGATGGATCATCACCTTCCAATGCTAAACGTAACCTGGAGATTTAACTTAAGACCTATTAAAAATGGTATTTAACCGGAGTAGCTTATATTCCATTTCCTGGTTGTTTCTGAATACAGAATTATGCTGCATATCTGCGGCAGAATCCTAGAAAATCCTTCCAATTGCAATCCCAGACTGCTGAAACCTTTGAGAAGCATCCAATAGTGACTAGGTCAATAGGTGAGGAGATAACTGATAGGAGATCTTCCAGTGACCTCAATTAATTTGCATTCATTAAATCTAAGTCAGTGACAATTCTGCCTACCTCAACTCTGTGTGTTCCTGCCCTCTGGTGTTTTTCTTTAGAAATGACTGTGATCTCGAGATGTAAAACTGTGTTGTATTTCTGTTAATCAGAAAGCCATTTGGGCTGCAATTATAAGTTAGAAATAAAAATGGGCAAGAGTGTGTATCATGACCTTTTCCTATGTGTAACCCTGACATGGCGGTATATGCAAATTATACTCCCACATTGTCACCAACAAGGGGTGACATCAAGGACAGTAAACTAAATGGGAACTGAAAGCATGTGCAGACTTTCAGAACATGAGATCTTGGAGGTAATGATTAAGTTCAAACAATCCAATTATTCTACAAAGGCCACAACACTAGACCTAGACAGCATGAGCTCAGTCTTCTTAAGCCAACTAATATAGTATACTCCTGTTATTCTTCTATACTTAAAATCCAATCTTCCATGGATGCCCCTGACAACTTCTGTTTTGGGAATTCCTGTCGCTCATCATTCTCTAGATACAACTGCTATCTTCTTGCAAACTTATAGACACATTTGAAGGCACCTAGGCAGTTTCAAAAGCTCACGATAGGTCTTTTTTGTTGGTCTCTTCTGGCTAAGATCAGAGATGGTGCACAGCAGGAAGCTCATGAGCTTTCCTCCACCCCCTTTACTGGCTTCTCCTCTTCCACATAGGGCCATTACTGTCCTCAGGTAAAAAGGtttgcataccccccccccccgccctgggTTAGAGATATGagctgagaaaataaataaataaataaataaataaataaataaataaatgtttttgttgatactttataaaaatatcacaaccttTAAAGATTCCAGTTTTTCTAAACTGATCTAAATTGTACTCATTTTCTGAAAGCTGCAGTGGAGCTTCACTTGCTTGCCCAACTTAAAATATGTTGATTCTGGAGCTTAACATATAGGATGGTGTGTGGAATGAATAGGTTTTAGGTGACCTCTGCTAACTGGACtaaggaacaaaataaaaatcaagcaGTAAGACAGCAGTGAAAACCAGAAGTGATTCTACCAGTGAAGGAGACAAACGCAAACAGAAAAATAACCTCATCATCTATGGAGAAATAATTTCAGTGTTTGCTGATAACCTCACTGAACATTTATCCTTATCAGGCAGAAAACAGTGTTTAACTGAAGGAATTGTAAATTGAAGACATTATTCAACAATTTGGGGTAACCTAACATCTTTGCAGATAATAATATCCAGTTCTATTTCCATCTTAAAAATGACCTGAGCAATTGCTAAAAATAGTTAATATGCTTGGCAGAAATATCTGCAAGGCTTAAAGAGAATAGACTTCAACTGAACCTGAATAAAACCAAAGTGCTTTAGATTGGCAAACAAATCCCAGAGCAAGACTGGCAAATTCTTACAGATGGCACTGCACTTTCAGTCAGTGCAcaggtaagagatctaggagtttacTTAAACACAGATCTGTCTATAGAAGTTCACTTTTCTAGGGCCACTAAAAAAGGTTTTGGTGAACTTCAGCTACCAGTGCTatctttctgggaaaaaaaaggtgcaggCACTCACATGAAGGATGCATGGGTGTTTTTGAGGGACACAGGGCAAATCAAGTAAGTGAAAGAAAAAGGTACTGGAACTTAGTACCAGCAAGTACCTCCTGAAAAAAAGGCTTCTCAGCTACTAATTCCAACAAAAAGACTTAACATTAATTCAGACCTTAGTAGTCTTGCAAATTGAATACTCTTTATGTTGGTCTGCCATGAAAGTGGCAGAAAAGTCTTCAGCGAGGTCAAAATTCAGCCACTATTGGTTATCAAGAATATATAACCCTATACTAGCTTCTGATTAAATAGCTCTGCCAATTTAAATTACTGCTAATAGCCTTTAAAACTAGACATGGAATAGGGCCTATCTATATAACTGATCACTGTATACAAAACTTGCTTTTGATTCCAGTACAGCTCAAGCATGCCTGGCAAAAATCTGAAACAGTTTTCTCAGTTATTGCCCTGGGTCTTTGGAACTCTTCTAAGGAGCCTTAGAAGAGGAtatgatgtatttttaaaaaggtcTTCACTAATGTGGCGCAACAACAATGTGGATGGTATTTGAAgaccttttatttcttttgtgaaGATATTCTTGCATcttttgtgtgtttatatattATGTTTAAATTGTAAAATTGCATTTGTGAGTTTTATTAtacttttatttttggtttagaaacatagaaatgtagcttagtctgcccatctgccaaACTTGTAATTATATTTTGTTATATCGTTTGTTGTACATCGCTCTGTATTTAACTGATTAAtaacatgaaatgaaaaaaatgaaatggtatAATTAGggcaattaaatatttttttaaaagcctttCCAGTAGGGAGAGAAGCCAGTCAAGACTGGAGAATCCAGTGGAGGTTTGAGAAGACAATGTTCCAACGCTTCATTATGGCATAACATGATGTTTCCCCCTACTGCAGGATTGGTTTAGGATTTTGTTTTCACTTGCactgggagtgggagtgggagagagTTGAGTAGCTTGTTTTGGTAGCTGCTTGGTTTATTACGCAATAAAAATAGGACATTGCAATCAAAAAGAGCTTCAGCGCCCgccgcctgcctgcctgcctgccttccttcCTACACAGAAGGAGGCCCATTAAAAGAATCACCAAAGCTTTTTGCTACACGCATGAAATAAATTCAAAAACAAGCATACATAAACGCTGTTAAGCAAGCAGGAAGCGAGAAAGAGCCAAGCGCCCCTCCTAAATACCCAGCACTACCCAGCCCCGCCCCCTCGGCATCTGACTCCGACGCATGCGCACAGCACAGCCGCCACCAGCGAGTGCGTTATTCAGGCTAGAACGTCTTCCTAGTTCTAACGCTTATTCTTTATTTACCAAAAAAACTATAAAACAGCTCCACCCAAGCACGCGGACCTCCCAGCAATACAAGTTCCGTTTTATTAAGGATATCGCGGGTACTTCACGCTTCTCAGTTCGACCTTTGACCCCCCTCCTCTGAGCCCCTGGCGGGCAGCCCCGTGCCACCccgccctctctctttctttctctctcaggcgGTGGCGGAGCTTGGAGCGTGCACAACGTTTCGCGTCTGTCATAGACTTAAAGTAAGTCCCAGCCCCGCTGCCCTCTTTCTCCGTTTTgacattttttaatgatttttcatcgCTGCAGTGCGTGCTCCGCTGGTGAAGCTTCCCCCTCGCCGGCCTGGGACTTTTCTATCGGGGCTGCCCGGCTTGGGCTCGCTCTCCGGCCCCGTGACGTCACTGCGGGCCGACCTAGCAGCGAGCGAGCTGTCTCGTGCATTTTGCACGTGCTTTGTGGCCCAGTAAGAGTTACTGAGTTGTAAGGCACCCGGAGCTTGTTAGATCATGACTTAGGTGGGACTCTGATTCCTTGGGAAGAGCCACAGAAAGTAACCGCAAACTCTCTCACCAAGACTGTTATAGTCGCCGGGTGGACGTGATCACCTAAATCTGTGAACAAGTGATTAGGTACTTAACACAAAGTGCATTCTGGGATGGTTCTGTACGACCTATAAATGACTGGGCAGTTCCAACCAAATCACTTAATATTGGACACATTCCTCCTGTGACTGTTAATTGCAATTTCTTAACCGCTATCCAAACGTATCACACATCCTACCCCAACCCCAATTCTTTACACAAACTCTAAAGTCAAGCCTATCCAATGCAGATTTTGCCCTATTGCATTTATAGGGACTATCAGGCCGAaacccgcaattggacgcacgttttggacgcgctagctttaccctttattcagtaaggggtaatagcgcgttgaaaacgcgtgtccaaaaccccccccccccccccccccgagactaatagcgcccacaacatgcaaatacatgttgatggccctattagtcattcctgtgcgattcagaaagtaaaatgtgcagccaagccgcattttactttcagaaattagcgcctacccaaaggtaggcgctaatttctgccggcaccgggaaagtgcacagaaaagcagtaaaatctgcttttctgtgcaccctccgatttaatatcatgatgatattaagtctgaggtcccgaaagttaaaaaaaaaaattttgaaatgggctcacgggttgaaaaccggacgctcgattttgccagcgtccggtttccgaacctgcggccgtcagcgggctcaagaactgacgctagaaaaattgagcatcagctgtcaaacccgctgacagccgccgctcctgtccaaaaagaggcgctagggacgtgctagtgtccctagcgcctctttttattgcaaactttactgtatcggcctgtatattttTAGACATTGGTACTACGATTAAGAAGTGACAGAGCAAAACCAGACCTGAATTAGTCTGTTCAGATTAACCCAAATCAGGTGATAGCCCTAACATCACACTACCATTGTAATGCATCCTATAATTTACTTGTATATTCGGGAAATACTATCCATCACACATTCTCCACTGACCAGATGAGGGGAACATAGCTCACCAAAGCAAGTCACAAATAGATTAAATTAGTTTAATAAAAGGATTTCTCTACAGCTTGTTTTTTGTTGTCTCTTCATGAAATCAAGGTGAAAACCTTGATGGGTGCATGATTATCCAGCAAGCTAACTTCTTTTGCCATGTGTTAATTTTAGAATGCGTTACGTGGCCGCTTACCTGCTTGCTGTCCTTGGTGGCAACAACAGCCCATCAGCCAAGGAAATCAAGAAGATTCTAGACAGCGTTGGCATTGATACTGACAATGAACGTCTGAATAAGGTTGTATATGTCtgttgtttaaaaagaaattgaagcTCTGTCAAAGTTGTGACCATGGTGAAAGTCAGTCCAGCCCCTTTTTTGCAAATTGTGGTGAGATATGCAGGGCCTTGAAAAGTAATAAGGCACTCATAAGCCACCTATTTCTGTGTAGTTTGCAGGATCCCTATCATTTCTACCAAAAATAGACGACATCCCCAAATTCCCGAGAAAGACTTAtaaccttctccctctcttttccatATAAAAGGTTATCAGTGAACTTGGGGGAAAAAATGTTGACGATGTTGTCAATGCAGGTAAGACTTTTTATCAACAGGATTAGCCCTTGAATGTGATAACAGGCATCTAACTTTGAAATCCAGTAGCTATATGAGTAGAAATGTGTGGTTCCTTTtcctacccagatcagtccagataaatgggttttgcatccctaccagcagatggtactgctacataacccagagagccacctgcagtccctgtctccagtatttctctgtctccagcagttggtagaggtgcaaacctgcagttctgactgGCAGTTTGGAGATAGTGTGGCTTGCTCCCTGACGTGCTAGATTCCTTtttgggccatccctcaggttgagccaggCGTCTGGGGGCTTGGAAACACCTGTCTCTGCAGCCCATTACACCCAGAGATTCTGATAGCCAGGAGACTGGTTCCCTCTTGCCTGGGCCGGCTCTTCCTGCTAGCTGCTGCTCAGGGAAGtaccctttttgtttttgttttaagtttaaaaaaaaaaaaaggaaacatagaaatgatggcaaaaaaagaccaatcggcccatccagtctgcccagcaagctcccacatttattttcccatacttagctgtttcattgaccaccaagttcagggcccttgttggtaaaaTGAGGCACTCAGAAGCCATCTATTTCTGTGTAGTTTGCAGGATCCCTATCATGTCTACCAAAAAATAGGTGACAGGGGTGCCTGTGCAGCTGGGAGACGGTCTCTGGGCATTTtgggcagcaggagctgctgGGATCACAGGAGGGAGGGCTGAAGAACCAAACAAGGAGCATTGGAAGGGACCCTGTGGAGGTTGTAGGCCCCATTCCTCCGGACAAGCAAGATCAGGGGAGGTACTCCATTTagttcgtggttcccaagaaagagggcagtTTCTGACCCATTTTGGACTTGAAAAGGGTCATCGTAGCGGTTATAGCAGTGGTCCTCAGAGAGTTCTGGCGTCCTTGGATGTGACCgtggcatatctgcatattcccatttgaAAGGATCATCAGAACTTTCTGTGGTTCAAGGTGGTGGggcaacacttccagttttgagCACTTCCTTACAGCGTAGCTATGGCACCTCGTACCTTCACCAATAtgttggtggtagtggtggcagccttGAGGCAAGAGAGAATCCTGGTCCAttcatacctggacgattggctgattcaggcAAAGACGAAGAAAGAATGTTGGCTACCCTGAGGTCTCTGGATTGGGTAATCAATGTAGCGAAGAGTCATCTGGTCCCGtctcagttgttggagtatctaGGGGCCCTGTTCGATAATCAAAAGGGTAGAGTGTTTCTGACAGCGGGCAGGTTGTCAGTgccgaaggtctgggattacttacaggttctgggctccatggcctcgaCCTTGGATTTGGTTCTGTGGGCCTTTGTTCATGAGCGTCCATTGCAAAGGACACTTTTGTCCAGATGGAATCCGTTGTCGGAGGAGTATCAACTGCCGTTACCTCCTAtgagaatccaggtccagtctctgtTGGTGGATGTCGAGGGCCAACCTGGAAAGAGGAGTGTACTATATTTGTAAGAGTCGTGAGATTCCGACAGGTCTCAAGGTGCATTCGATTAGAGTGCAGGTGGCCTCTTGGGCGGAATGTCAATTGGTGTCTCCCCAGGAGATATGTAGAGCCACAATGTGGTCCTCTCTTCAtactttcactaagcattacaGATTGTATGTGTGGGCGCAGGAAGAGGCGTCTTTTGGTGAGTGTTCTAAGAGTGcgtctttcgggttcctgcccgCTGTgggggtgctttggtacatcccgttcgactggactgatctgggtatgaacaggaaaggaaaactggttcttacctgctaatgtttgttcctgtaataccacagatcagtccagagacccgccccATTTGCTGCCGGAAGACTGAATTTCCTAGTTTTGGTATACCCGACCTGTTTAAGAGTTGATATTTTTTAGATTTGCATATTTCTTTCAGTATTTAGAAGCAGTGTGTTGTGAAGGGTCAGGGGTTTTCCAACCCTGTGTGTTTCCGGTTCGCCCTAGAAAGGGGCAGGCTATTTCCATTTTTTGGCTTGGGTCCATgtcaatactgaggggctgcaggtggcactctcggttacaTAGCAGCGCCTCAAAGGTTTTGttctcctcctccatctgctggtagggatgcaaaacccatttgactggactgatctgtgatacaggaaggaaaattagcagataagaaccaattttcctgtataACTGCTTATTTGCTTGCCTGCTGTATTCCTTGTGTGTTACAGAAGTTGGCAAACCTGGTCAGCTGCTCATTGGGAATACTTTCGTATAATTTCTTTGAGAAAAGAATTTGGTTCAGAATCAGCTGTGAGGCAGGTTTGGAGGCTCGGTTGCTATTGCAGCTCAGTGCCATGTGGAGAGCCAAGGTTTGGGTCTTCTGTTCCCCAGGCCGGTCGCCGATGGGGGGATATCGCGAAGAAAGCATTCACAGCCGATAGGGAGGGAGTTGCAAAATGGTGACTCAAGATTGGATGGATTATTTTGGTCTTATCTGCCAATTTTCACCATGTAAGCTTAGGTTACATTACATAGAGGCCGGATTGAGGACCATGATGGCAGGGTTCCAACTAAGGGCCTTTGCTGCAGTGACTGGGTTggggatataaaacaggggaCAGATTCCTGCGTAGTTACAAACAAAGACTCGTAGCACCATAACTCCCAATGGATGCTGGTTCTGATGGAGCTAGAAGCTTGAAAGCGGAAGGAGGTTGCTGAATTCTTACAAAGCCTGTTAAATGAATTGAAATACTGTGAACGCTTTCTAAAGTTTTATGTAAACAAAATCTGTGGTAAGCTGTTTCATAGCCTTGACGTGCATTAACTGAAATGGTTTGTTCCCCAGGCCTCGCCAAGCTAGCCTCGGTCCCAGCAGGTGGTGCTGTTGCTGCAGCTCCCTCCGCAGCTCCTGCCGCTGGTGGGGCTGCTCCAGCAGGTAGGCTCTGGACAGCTTTCTAACACAACCTGTTAAGCTGGTTATGATGTAGTTTATTGTTGAGCTCTGGAAGGGAATTTGGATTTCAAGTTCATAGTCTGTGTTGGTAGTCCTGAAACCTTTTTCTTCAGCCAGATGTTGATGTTCCAGTAATGGTTTCCTGGGTTTGCAGGATGATTCAATCCGTGCGTGAATGGGGTGTAGGGTTGCTTATCGTGATTATTTGCTTTGTCTCCTCGTTATTGTTGAAATGTGACACTGCCACTGCAGTGTGAAATGGGATGAGGAAACCGTGTGTGTTTTTCAGTAGTATTCCTCTTCTCAGCTGCATGAATagcattaatttattttttttttttaatcttgtagctgagaagaaagaggaagaaaagaaggaagaatcAGAGGAGTCGGATGAAGATATGGGATTCGGGCTCTTTGATTAAATGCGTTTtgtttctaaaataaaaacttgttcataaaaaaaaaaaaagtaaaaagtttaTATGTTTGTCTGTCTCTTGCAAATATTGGAATTGCATCTGTCGCAGTCATTTGCGGTGGTTGCTGGAAGACTCATCTGCCCTCCGTGGCATGCAGGATGCCAAAAAGCAGTGAAGCAGAACTTGGAAGATTAGGTTGGTTGCCCCCATGATCAGGCGTGACTTGCCGGCTGCTGCAGAATCCTCGCTGCTCTTTCTTTTTGCCACCGTTCAATCActgagtgtattttttttttgtctccatgcAGAACCGTTTCCCCCTGATTGTTGCAGTAAAGCATGGCTTAGCTCATGTGCATTAACTAGCAGAAACATACCTTGGCTAGCGGCCATGTCAGGGAAGGCATGTACTTCCACCATCCGTGTTTGCCTTTTCATGACGAGAACTGCCACAGCAGGGATGTGGGCTTTAAAAGACCTTCAAGATACGAGCCTAGCACATAAGGGAACTTACTGCCTCCATCGTTGTCACTTTAAAGTTATTTCCATATTCCTTTTTGACCCACTGGATCTGGCACCATAGGCCTTCATTTGCATCTATCTgggtatttcccccccccccccccccccccccctattttatacTGCCTCAACCTTATTTAGTGCAGTCATTGCAGGGGCCAGTTTTCAGcttgggggccatgcaccagggcccctggaaccctgcaatcatggctCTTAAATCTAGGCACTAGATGTCGCCATTGCACAAGGACTATAACTCCTTTCCTCTCCAGGGGCTGTGAttgctacctctgcagcatcccaaaCCCAGGAAGCAGAAGGCCTGAGCCCGGGCTCTCTGCATGGCGTGTGAATATTGTAAGCAGCTTCCTTGCTGATTCCCCTACCTGAGAAGGGCCATAGGTGTAGCAGATCATGCAGGATGAGATATGATTGGTGACATCAACCAATTACCCCCAGAATGTATGACTAACTTCAAACAATAGTCAAATAGTAATCTTGTTAATTGACAGGCTGGAGCATTGCTGCATGCCATGTATGCTTTTGAAATAGTGCAGGATGGCAACCAGTTTTCAATGTTGCAATTCAATCTTAAGTATTGTAATTTGAAGCTAATAAAGTTTCTGTTCTTGTGTGAGCAataacctaaataaataaatgattccaGTACTTTGCAAACCTTTCCTGTGCCCTCGAGATTGCATGTTCCAGGCAAAGCTCtataggggggagggggtagttaACCAGCCAAAGGACTCGGGCTTGGCTGCGTGATCTCATTCTGTATCGTTTGACCCAATGCCTGGACCCATCCTGTTTTTACTCTTCAGTCTGTTAAGGTATCGGGATCATTCGACGCTGCACCTTTTACAGGTGTTTGGAATTTCTAGTGTTTCGATCTTCGTTCCGCTAGGAACATTTCCTACGAGTCAACACATGGCTCTCCCCAAAGTCGGCCTGGTGACCCTACAACCTGGCCGATTTGCAggtcatccacaatgaatatgcatgagctgtaTTTGCATAGACGGCatctccaatgtatccaaatcttatctcctgcatattcattgctgaTATTGTTACACTTCATGTTAAAAGCAAAAAATTCAATAATAAGCCACTACTGCATCCCAGTGCTTGACCACTTAAACGGTGGCAGTAGGCCTAAATCGCCCGTTGCACTGGTGTTCTTTCTTGAGCATTGGCATCAAAGTAGAAGCTGCCCAGACCCCAGCACTGGTGGCAGCAGTTTGTGCTTTCATCGATCCTGACGCGAATGCAAAGTTTATAGCAAAAGGCAAATGGAACAAAAACGCTTGGTCATCATGTCTGACCATCTTTCTATTTTAATATACAGCTCTGCTTTAATATTTCAGCATTTATCTTCCCTGATGCCTGCAAAATTTAGAGGTTAACGTGCCCTATGGGCGAGAGCTGCCTAGAGCCgtgcttctcaacccagcccTCGGGGCACGTCGAACCAGTCAGGTCTGCAAGTTATCCACCAaaaatatgcacgagagagatttgcgtacaacgggggcagggtttaGTCATTAGGGATATCCCGAAGATTACACTGGCCCGGGTGGGTCCCAAGTGCCAGGTTGAGAAACAGCTTCCTGGTCAGTGCTGGTCCTAGGGCTGTGTGACTGCTGCAGCCGCAGGAGGGCATCACTGCAGCTCCCTCCCAGCCGCAGAGGGCATCACCAGGCCTAAGGCAGGGCCCGGTCCTTGGTTCCGTCCCCATGCATTCACTTCAAGCAGCAGAGTTCAAACCCATCCTTGGCTCCTCAGCAGTGCaagcaaatacatctcatgcatatttatcaggGACATCCtcaaaacccgactggctagaaGGGGCTTGAGGACAGGTTTCAGCATCACTGATTTAAAGTTGCCTAATTCAgcgattcccaaacctgtcctggtgtcCTCATGGTTAGCTGAGTTTTCTGGACACCCACAGTGAAACCGCATCAAATACATTTACATATACTGTGCCTCCAATGTTTGCAAATATAATCTcatgtggatattctgaaaacctgactggcatgGGGTCAGtaggaaaggtttgggaagccctggagtAGTTAAAGGTATTTAGTTAAATATATTAATTTAACTAATTTATTATGTACCTGGAAATAACTCATGAGCTATCAACTCCATTTCCGCAAAATGAGAAACACAGCTAAATGTTTCTTTGGGAGTCGCTTGCTCCTGAGCTGATTATCTTATAATTATTGTAGGTAATGTAAAAATGGTCTTTGCCTATGAGAAGATGAAGGTTTTAGCTGTGGTGGTTTGGAGCTTTCTCCTGGTTCTGGTCCTGGTTGCCACCTCATCCCAGGCGGATCCAGGCCTGGCTTTGCCCTGTTGCACGCAGCCAGATGTACTGATTTCCCCTAAGAAAAACAAGAACTACAACTCCCCAATTGTGGTGGAGGCATaatcaggactggctcagcctctcTGGGTTGTTCTGGGTAAGGTGATTAATGAATTCTCTGTTTTGGTTCTAGCTATTGCTGCCTGCGAGAGATGGGGCTCCTTTGCTGAAGTCATATCCCACTGCCTCACATTTTGAAATGTGCacgaagatgacatcatctgttggTCACAGGTAAGGACAGATATTCGGCTTCTGGCAATCTTGTCAGGTTTTCCCCTACGATGACCagctggttcttttttttttttccttaggacaGGCAGATCCAGAATTCACCCTGCCCAGGTCAACCAGAAGAGTctgagccaggcctggttttgccctcattgcatgcagggagttgtagttctgatctTCCCGGCAAAAAAAAGTAGCACACTGCATCTCCGCGCATTAAGCAGATCATTGGCAGGACCGTGCAGGGCAACACAAAACATTGTGCCGCAGTTCCACGATGGAGGAGGCTTATATAATCTGCCTTGGCACGGTCTTAATTTCACTGGCAATTGCCGTGCCCT
Proteins encoded in this region:
- the LOC115073704 gene encoding 60S acidic ribosomal protein P2-like gives rise to the protein MRYVAAYLLAVLGGNNSPSAKEIKKILDSVGIDTDNERLNKVISELGGKNVDDVVNAGLAKLASVPAGGAVAAAPSAAPAAGGAAPAAEKKEEEKKEESEESDEDMGFGLFD